The proteins below are encoded in one region of Bombus vancouverensis nearcticus chromosome 8, iyBomVanc1_principal, whole genome shotgun sequence:
- the IntS8 gene encoding integrator complex subunit 8, with protein sequence MMDVDLLRPGTVPISPDTILWFEFLLNPSLLQQHLSKPSPDPSATDLIIKFMTINSEQKENEVKIVDTEMNDTKPNTAVKWSHRNLALKILSLKVAAHLKWDLDILEKKLPLPIQLTLLQDLLYITSDLTVEIPTIPEFVMHPISDQLLFTIVLYHRWHIRAILYRALNNKQSKQQFLHIPGIQESTYVPPGVVDDIIRKLETQVSNSITVLNNVLESKDINPKMLSFDTFQMLSEDSTEIKQNWENMYSINLEEFKCQIHYDLARFHLLKEEYQEAKRHIIQAKELFYNFDNSEGRLYCKVQKEYLDGCSLACEVPIEGVTSSLTQQLQASIKDQYTNILQILQTDNITREIPQVYRDNLELDVQGGSVNRKLVVARDLLLQIQCLNLVRKIVDGSIILGDYITEIQAAGSKGMDIFLSALGNVLEQATDTDKKRISRYLLYFVHTTNIYRFASKILSDPLYMTLFNEEELEEIRKSATVEELEIPDLLLKNDWGIPLITYTQSSRIEIFELEQRLIQSYDTNEIHEILIHLDGKHRMKPLWNVNSCWELPIPLQSVVMSLPRGFLQDYSYVLLAKSRELVMSKDFEGAIEILNVLEKEVQQHSQSGNTLIFKLCKLVNWECLLVEIWRCLHLWPATAICDTQTLVTRCKQCLGALQATDQVIPRQEIIEYCTVFLLNMTEWDYLTSLEKRWSYSEFAAAISSVCQDIVKYKGGRKFPREAWDMVLTAFGPSRDQPQKRSNSGNSGTSTGSASRDVIASIGGTLNRLREPMVLTVVISLLARLRNVLRDESGLELHTQYLSLWPAGVPNANSYNIRSIGELLFQLLTQALKYYPSNVPWLRLMGDLNFVLGYYESAIKYYLEAIMVASDLFSQPVPRSQIDDLVYRRMIKCCAHLQCYTQAAVLCQFLEEVDYTLAFKMAASDQKSCAPADAMDAYYHCIWDTTILEYLIHLHTKRGEHHRKQLAIKVIGLLELNSNNNEEIQREAANIRKAKFLRALAKQYVGVKNVVTGVGDCSKNNAGSLSKFCVSCYKTEAIKNSYIQFTYYSIFNMDDEEGSSSSGPMSSLNSLFSFTSPAVKKLLGWKQGDEEEKWAEKAVDSLVKKLKKRKGAIEELERALSCPGTPSKCVTIPRSLDGRLQVSHRKGLPHVIYCRVWRWPDLQSHHELKPLELCQYPFSAKQKEVCINPYHYKRVESPVLPPVLVPRHSEYAPGHSLLPFQQIAEPTMPHNVSYSSSGFNAGSTGGVNPTSPMSSVGSVPSPGSTTSPNPQSPYGTNGLPETPPPAYSPPEDGSQPGQSPPPDPVAMDTSGSAEVAPVCYQEPPYWASIAYYELNCRVGEVFHCHSHSVIVDGFTNPSNNSDRFCLGQLSNVNRNSTIENTRRHIGKGVHLYYVGGEVYAECLSDSAIFVQSRNCNHHHGFHPSTVCKIPPGCSLKIFNNQEFAQLLSQSVNHGFEAVYELTKMCTIRMSFVKGWGAEYHRQDVTSTPCWIEAHLHGPLQWLDKVLTQMGSPHNAISSVS encoded by the exons ATGATGGATGTGGATTTATTGAGACCAGGCACTGTGCCTATATCTCCTGATACGATTCTTTggtttgaatttttattaaatccaTCTTTATTACAACAACATTTATCCAAACCTTCTCCCG ATCCTTCAGCGACGGATTTAATTATCAAGTTTATGACAATAAATTCAGAACAAAAGGAAAATGAAGTGAAAATTGTTGATACagaaatgaatgatacaaaaccTAACACCGCAGTTAAATGGAGTCACAGAAATCTTgctttgaaaattctttctttGAAAGTAGCAGCTCATTTAAAATGGGATTTGGATATATTAGAAAAAAAATTACCATTACCAATACAGTTAACGCTACTCCAAGACCTTCTTTATATAACATCAGATTTAACAGTTGAAATACCAACTATACCTGAATTTGTAATGCATCCAATTTCTGATCAACTTCTATTTACGATTGTTTTATACCATAGATGGCATATAAGAGCAATTCTTTATAGAGCCTTAAATAACAAACAGTCAAAGCAACAATTTCTTCATAT TCCAGGTATACAAGAATCAACCTATGTACCACCTGGGGTAGTAGATGacataattagaaaattagaaactCAAGTGTCTAATAGTATAACCGTTCTAAATAATGTTCTTGAAAGTAAAGATATAAATCCAAAAATGTTATCCTTTGATACTTTCCAAATGCTATCTGAAGATAGCACAGAGATTAAACAAAATTGGGAGAATATGTATTCTATAAATTTAGAAGAATTTAAATGCCAG ATACATTACGATCTGGCAAGATTTCATTTGTTAAAAGAAGAATACCAAGAAGCAAAGCGTCACATTATACAAGCCAAagaattattttacaatttcgaTAATTCAGAAGGAAGGTTATATTGTAAAGTTCAAAAAGAATATTTAGATGGTTGTTCCTTAGCATGCGAAGTACCTATAGAAGGAGTTACTTCCAGTCTTACCCAACAATTGCAAGCATCAATTAAAGATCAATATACT AATATATTGCAAATTTTACAAACAGATAACATTACAAGAGAAATTCCTCAAGTTTATAGAGATAATTTGGAACTCGATGTGCAAGGAGGATCTGTTAATAGAAAACTTGTAGTAGCTCGCGATCTTTTGCTCCAAATTCAATGTTTAAATTTAGttagaaaaattgtagatgGTAGTATAATTCTTGGTGATTATATAACAGAAATACAAGCAGCTGGAAGCAAAGGAATGGATATATTTCTTTCG GCTCTTGGAAATGTTTTGGAACAAGCTACTGATACAGACAAAAAACGTATTTCTCGCTATCTTCTTTATTTCGTACATACCACTAATATTTATAGGTTTGCTTCTAAAATACTCAGTGATCCATTGTATATGACATTATTTAACGAGGAAGAATTAGAAGAAATCAGAAAATCAGCCACTGTTGAAGAACTTGAAATACCGGatttattattgaaaaatgATTGGGGTATTCCGCTAATAACATATACTC AAAGCTCAAGGATAGAAATATTTGAATTAGAACAAAGATTAATACAGTCATATGATACTAATGAAATTCACGAAATATTGATACATTTAGATGGTAAACATCGAATGAAACCATTATGGAATGTAAATAGTTGTTGGGAACTACCTATACCATTACAAAGTGTTGTAATGTCTCTTCCCAGAGGATTCCTTCAAGATTATTCATATGTATTGTTAGCAAAAAGTAGGGAATTAGTAATGTCTAAAGATTTTGAAGGGGCAATTGAGATATTAAATGTATTGGAGAAAGAAGTACAGCAACATTCACAAAGTGGAAAcacattaatatttaaattgtgTAAATTAGTAAACTGGGAATGCCTTCTTGTAGAAATTTGGAGATGTCTTCACTTATGGCCGGCAACGgctatat GTGATACGCAAACTTTAGTCACAAGATGTAAACAATGTCTTGGAGCATTACAAGCAACAGATCAAGTTATACCAAGACaagaaattattgaatattGCACTGTTTTTCTCTTAAATATGACTGAGTGGGATTATTTAACAAGTTTAGAGAAACGTTGGAGTTACTCAGAGTTTGCAGCAGCCATCAGTAGCGTTTGTCAAGATATTGTTAAATACAAAGGTGGAAGGAAATTTCCAAGAGAAGCATGGGATATGG TATTGACTGCCTTTGGACCGAGTAGAGATCAACCACAGAAACGAAGCAACAGTGGCAATAGTGGAACAAGTACTGGTAGTGCTTCAAGAGATGTTATTGCTAGCATTGGAGGAACACTTAATAGATTACGCGAACCTATGGTTCTTACTGTTGTTATTTCATTATTAGCACGTTTGCGAAATGTTTTACGTGATGAATCTGGTCTTGAATTACATACACAATATCTTTCTCTTTGGCCTGCTGGTGTACCAAA CGCTAATTCCTAtaatattagaagtattggAGAATTGCTGTTTCAATTACTAACACAAGCTTTGAAATATTATCCAAGTAATGTTCCTTGGTTGAGATTGATGGGAGACCTTAATTTTG ttttaGGATACTATGAAAgtgcaataaaatattatttagaagCTATTATGGTAGCCAGTGATTTGTTCAGTCAACCAGTACCAAGATCACAGATTGATGATCTCGTTTATAGGCGTATGATTAAATGTTGTGCTCATTTACAATGTTATACCCAGGCTGCTGTACTGTGTCAATTTTTGGAGGAAGTAGATTATACTTTAGCTTTTAAAATGGCAGCCAGCGATCAAAAAAGTTGCGCACCAGCAGACGCTATGGACGCGTACTATCATTGTATTTGGGATACTACAATACTTGAGTATCTCATTCATTTACATACAAAACGTGGTGAACATCATAGAAAACAATTAGCG attAAGGTAATTGGTTTATTGGAATTGAATTctaataataatgaagaaaTACAAAGGGAGGCAGCGAACATTCGGAAAGCGAAATTTTTAAGAGCATTAGCAAAACAGtat GTTGGCGTCAAGAATGTAGTAACAGGAGTGGGAGATTGTAGTAAAAACAATGCTGGATCGCTAAGCAAGTTCTGcgtga gTTGCTACAAAACGGAAGCTATAAAAAATTCATACATACAGTTTACATATTACAGTATTTTTAACATGGACGATGAAGAAGGATCATCAAGTTCTGGACCCATGTCTTCATTGAACAGTTTGTTTTCATTTACTAGTCCTGCTGTAAAAAAGTTACTTGGTTGGAAACAGGgtgatgaagaagaaaaatgggCAGAAAAAGCAGTTGATTCAttagtaaaaaaattaaaaaaacggAAGGGTGCAATAGAAGAATTAGAACGTGCTTTGAGCTGTCCAGGCACACCTAGTAAATGTGTAACAATTCCAAGAAGTTTAGATGGTAGATTGCAAGTTTCACATCGTAAAGGTTTGCCACATGTAATTTATTGTAGAGTATGGAGATGGCCAGATTTGCAGTCACATCATGAATTAAAACCATTAGAGTTATGTCAGTACCCTTTTTCTGCTAAACAAAAAGAAGTTTGCATCAATCCTTACCACTATAAAAGAGTGGAGAGTCCAGTGCTCCCACCTGTATTAGTTCCTAGACATTCAGAATATGCTCCTGGACATTCATTGTTACCATTTCAACAAATAGCAGAACCAACAATGCCACATAATGTGTCCTACTCCTCTAGTGGATTTAATGCTGGATCTACTGGTGGTGTAAATCCAACATCACCTATGTCTTCTGTTGGATCTGTTCCCAGTCCAGGAAGCACAACATCACCAAATCCACAAAGTCCATATGGTACTAATGGGCTACCAGAAACTCCTCCTCCAGCATATTCTCCACCTGAAGATGGTTCACAACCTGGACAATCACCACCACCTGATCCAGTAGCAATGGATACAAGTGGATCAGCTGAAGTAGCTCCAGTATGTTATCAGGAACCACCTTATTGGGCCTCCATTGCATATTACGAATTAAATTGTAGAGTGGGTGAAGTTTTTCATTGTCATTCTCACTCTGTTATTGTGGATGGTTTTACAAATCCAAGCAACAATTCTGATCGCTTTTGTCTTGGACAATTGTCCAATGTAAATCGTAATTCTACTATTGAAAATACAAGAAGACATATAGGCAAAGGAGTACATTTATATTATGTAGGTGGTGAAGTTTATGCAGAATGTCTCTCTGACTCTGCTATATTTGTACAATCTAGAAATTGTAATCATCATCATGGATTTCATCCTAGTACTGTTTGTAAGATTCCACCAGGATGttcattgaaaatatttaataatcaaGAGTTTGCCCAGTTACTTTCACAAAGCGTTAATCATGGTTTTGAAGCAGTTTATGAATTAACAAAGATGTGCACTATAAG AATGTCATTCGTTAAAGGATGGGGTGCTGAGTATCACAGACAAGATGTTACATCTACTCCTTGTTGGATTGAAGCACATTTACATGGACCCTTACAGTGGTTAGATAAAGTGTTAACACAAATGGGTTCTCCTCATAATGCTATAAGTTCTGTATCATAA
- the LOC117155863 gene encoding uncharacterized protein LOC117155863 has product MVRLTAEYIERKCSQMQLSKSLSKKVKKDELYTLTHLRMNNMFISSIGNFVNYRNLKVIYLQNNNISKIENLHFASNLTHLYLQHNTISKIENLNFLEKLQTLYLGYNKILVVEGLECLKNLTILQVENQKLSVGESLCFDPRSVLTLSRCLKVLNISGNKMASLKSIKELHKLEVLDATNNCIDDINDLTESISVLTSLIDLSLQGNPVTQYYRCKENLIANNDTIKTLDGKMVTDVCKCFMKRFKINKHLYHTKKLLNTTLDEDITSSLNLPPSLKESISRAIFQHPDAKLSTTSAMNKTQSYIFPSWKIGNLIQKAI; this is encoded by the exons ATGGTGCGATTAACCGCCGAATATATCGAGAGAAAATGTTCACAAATGCAATTAAGTAAATCTCTTAGCAAGAAAGTAAAGAAGGACGAATTATATACTCTAACTCATTTACGCATGAACAATATGTTTATCAGTAGCATC GgtaattttgttaattatagGAATCTTaaagtaatatatttacaaaataataatatttcgaaaatagaaaatttgcaCTTTGCATCTAACTTGACGCATTTATATTTGCAACATAACACAATaagtaaaatagaaaatttaaattttcttgaGAAATTGCAAACACTTTATTTAGGATATAACAAAATACTGGTAGTGGAGGGTCttgaatgtttaaaaaatttaactaTTTTGCAAGTAGAAAATCAAAAGTTATCTGTTGGAGAATCATTATGCTTTGATCCACGGAGTGTACTCACTTTATCT cGTTGTCTGAAAGTACTCAACATCTCGGGTAATAAAATGGCATCTTTGAAAAGCATTAAAGAATTGCATAAATTAGAAGTTTTAGACGCGACAAATAATTGTATTGATGATATCAACGATTTAACAGAAAGTATAAGTGTTTTGACTTCTTTAATAGATCTATCTTTACAAGGCAATCCTGTAACTCAATATTATAGGTGCAAAGAAAATCTTATCGCAAATAATGACACAATAA AAACTCTTGACGGAAAAATGGTTACAGATGTATGTAAATGTTTCATGAAAAGATTTAAGATAAATAAACATCTTTATCAcacaaagaaattattgaataCTACACTAGATGAAGATATTACAA GTTCGTTAAATTTACCGCCTTCATTAAAAGAATCAATATCCAGGGCGATATTTCAACATCCTGATGCAAAATTGTCTACTACATCTGCGATGAATAAAACACAATCATATATATTTCCATCATGGAAAATAGGTAACTTGATACAAAAagctatttaa